In Spirosoma aureum, a single genomic region encodes these proteins:
- a CDS encoding Lrp/AsnC family transcriptional regulator, producing the protein MEKNHSTLDDLDFAVLSCLQKDGRMSFTEIAEQLNVSVGTARTRLNRLIEEGIISIVGRVNPDKVGFRAYAHVAVYVRPATLKEHVAQEISTRPEVSFLASTSGDYDLEVDVMCQTNNDLVEFINEISTIEGVYQTKTTLYFKVYKYAQPDLNLLK; encoded by the coding sequence ATGGAAAAGAATCATAGTACACTCGACGACCTGGACTTTGCTGTTCTGTCCTGTCTTCAAAAAGACGGCCGAATGTCATTTACAGAAATTGCCGAGCAATTAAATGTGTCCGTTGGCACAGCCCGCACCCGACTTAACCGATTAATAGAAGAAGGAATTATTAGTATTGTCGGCCGGGTCAATCCCGATAAAGTAGGATTTCGTGCCTATGCACACGTTGCGGTATATGTGCGCCCGGCTACGCTGAAAGAGCACGTAGCGCAGGAAATTTCGACCCGGCCTGAAGTTAGTTTTCTGGCCAGCACATCCGGAGATTATGATTTGGAGGTCGATGTTATGTGCCAGACTAATAACGACTTAGTTGAATTTATCAACGAAATTTCAACAATTGAAGGCGTCTATCAAACCAAAACGACGCTTTATTTTAAGGTATATAAATACGCTCAGCCTGATTTAAATCTGTTAAAGTAA
- the kduI gene encoding 5-dehydro-4-deoxy-D-glucuronate isomerase, protein MQVRYAIGPNETSSFKTNDLRANFLIETLFLPDTVHLCYSHFDRVIVGGVKPVDSLVELTTYDELKSDYFLERRELGVINVGGTGTIQVDGQSYELAKLDCLYIGRGSRQVTFGSQSADEPALFYVLSAPAHTTYPTQKAAQNDVFSAPMGSKEGANERVIYRYIHRDGLPSCQLVMGLTILKSGSVWNTMPAHVHDRRMEAYFYFDLDPAHRIVHLMGQPAETRHLLVANHQAVVSPPWSIHSGCGTTNYSFIWGMAGENMDYADMDMTAIADLR, encoded by the coding sequence ATGCAGGTACGCTATGCTATTGGCCCGAATGAAACGAGTTCGTTTAAAACGAACGACCTTCGGGCGAATTTTTTGATTGAAACCCTCTTTCTTCCAGATACGGTTCATCTCTGTTACAGTCACTTTGATCGGGTTATTGTTGGGGGCGTAAAGCCAGTCGATTCATTGGTCGAACTGACTACTTATGACGAACTAAAGAGCGACTATTTTTTAGAACGCAGGGAGCTAGGCGTAATCAATGTTGGCGGTACCGGAACCATTCAGGTTGATGGACAGAGCTACGAACTGGCCAAACTGGACTGTCTTTATATCGGACGAGGTAGTCGGCAAGTGACATTTGGAAGCCAGTCGGCGGATGAACCGGCTCTTTTTTATGTACTGTCGGCACCTGCCCATACGACCTATCCGACCCAAAAGGCAGCCCAAAATGATGTTTTTTCAGCACCGATGGGGTCAAAAGAAGGAGCAAATGAACGGGTCATCTACCGGTATATTCACCGGGATGGGTTGCCAAGTTGCCAGTTAGTGATGGGTCTAACGATCCTGAAGTCAGGAAGTGTTTGGAATACAATGCCAGCCCATGTACACGACCGCCGGATGGAAGCCTATTTTTACTTCGACCTTGATCCAGCTCATCGGATTGTACATCTGATGGGCCAGCCTGCCGAAACCCGGCATCTGCTCGTGGCTAATCATCAGGCCGTAGTATCTCCTCCTTGGTCGATCCATTCGGGATGCGGGACAACGAACTACTCGTTCATCTGGGGAATGGCTGGCGAAAATATGGATTATGCCGATATGGATATGACTGCGATCGCTGATTTGCGGTAG
- a CDS encoding glycoside hydrolase family 88 protein: MKHYFSILFASLTFSAFAQTPIDVDKEFAFATKQYELMLKAHPDTTKFPQSTNPDGTIRDMKSDWWCSGFFGGSLWYLYERTKAPAMKDAAHKWSMAVAKEQYNTGTHDLGFMLYCPFGNGYRLTKNESYKPIMLTGAKSLSTRFDPKVGVIKSWNKFQNYMYPVIIDNMMNLEFLFWAARESGNKQFRDIAITHADNTLKNHFRPDYSSYHVICYNPDGTVAAKKTAQGAADGSAWARGQAWGLYGYTVMYRETKDKKYLDQARHIADFYLNHPNLPADKIPFWDFNAPNIPNEERDASAGAITASALLELSTYGGPSAKTYYQSAVKMLQSLASPAYKANLGENNNFILKHSVGHKPGKSEVDTPIIYADYYFLEGLLRYDTLRKKPENKS, translated from the coding sequence ATGAAACACTATTTTAGTATTCTATTTGCTTCACTTACCTTTTCTGCCTTTGCCCAAACGCCAATAGACGTTGATAAGGAGTTCGCTTTTGCCACGAAGCAATACGAACTAATGCTGAAAGCTCACCCTGATACAACAAAATTTCCCCAATCGACAAATCCCGACGGTACTATTCGGGACATGAAATCGGATTGGTGGTGCAGTGGTTTCTTTGGCGGATCGCTCTGGTATCTGTACGAACGGACGAAAGCTCCTGCTATGAAAGATGCTGCTCATAAATGGTCGATGGCAGTCGCAAAAGAACAGTACAATACCGGCACACATGACTTGGGTTTTATGCTCTATTGTCCATTTGGTAATGGTTATCGGCTGACGAAAAACGAATCGTATAAGCCGATTATGCTGACCGGAGCCAAATCACTGTCGACCCGTTTCGATCCAAAAGTAGGCGTCATTAAATCCTGGAATAAATTTCAGAACTATATGTATCCGGTTATCATCGATAACATGATGAATCTGGAGTTTTTGTTCTGGGCTGCCAGGGAATCAGGTAATAAGCAGTTTCGGGATATCGCGATCACCCATGCCGATAACACGCTGAAAAACCATTTTCGTCCTGATTACAGCAGTTACCACGTCATTTGCTATAATCCAGATGGAACGGTAGCTGCCAAAAAAACAGCGCAGGGGGCTGCCGATGGATCGGCCTGGGCGCGGGGCCAGGCCTGGGGATTGTACGGCTATACGGTCATGTATCGCGAAACGAAAGACAAAAAATACCTGGATCAGGCCCGTCACATTGCTGATTTTTACCTGAATCATCCCAATCTTCCCGCCGATAAAATCCCGTTCTGGGATTTCAATGCACCGAATATTCCGAACGAAGAGCGTGATGCATCGGCAGGTGCGATTACCGCTTCGGCTTTGCTTGAGCTATCAACATACGGTGGCCCTTCGGCAAAAACCTACTATCAGTCGGCTGTGAAAATGCTGCAAAGTCTGGCCAGTCCGGCTTATAAAGCCAATTTAGGAGAAAATAATAATTTTATTCTGAAGCACAGTGTCGGGCATAAGCCGGGTAAGAGCGAAGTGGATACGCCTATTATTTATGCCGATTACTATTTTCTGGAAGGGCTGCTGCGTTACGATACTCTCCGTAAAAAGCCAGAGAATAAGTCGTAA
- a CDS encoding OsmC family protein, translating into MLDSQQVDTVQEFNTMQVELVRVDDAFHFEAIGKSGVAQHIDGAVDIGGHNAGARPMEMLLMGLAGCTAIDVILILQKQKQQIDDFRLKVDGLREKGANPAPFKKIHITYLLKGQLNADKVKRAIDLSMDKYCSATAQFRPSTDITYSFEIA; encoded by the coding sequence ATGCTTGATTCACAACAAGTTGACACGGTTCAGGAATTTAATACAATGCAGGTTGAACTCGTGCGTGTGGATGACGCCTTTCATTTCGAAGCCATTGGAAAATCGGGAGTGGCTCAGCACATTGACGGAGCTGTTGATATTGGCGGCCATAATGCAGGGGCCAGACCGATGGAAATGCTATTGATGGGCCTGGCTGGCTGCACGGCCATTGACGTGATTCTGATCCTTCAGAAACAGAAACAACAAATTGACGATTTCCGATTGAAGGTTGACGGGTTACGCGAGAAAGGAGCTAATCCTGCCCCTTTCAAAAAAATTCATATCACTTATCTACTAAAAGGTCAGCTTAATGCCGATAAGGTTAAACGGGCAATTGATCTGTCTATGGACAAGTATTGTTCGGCTACGGCGCAGTTCCGTCCGTCAACTGACATTACCTACTCATTTGAAATAGCGTAG
- a CDS encoding YceI family protein: MSKTTWTVDNLHSEVQFKVKHLVISTVTGTFKSFSGQAITNGDQFEDAQIQFDVDVNSVDTGQPGRDEHLRNADFFEAETYPKFSFVSTSFKKVKGDLYKLVGDLTIKGITKEVAFDAEYGGTEKDPWNNIKVGFEVTGTIDRKAFNVTFNALTESGGLALGENIKLLANIQLGRPAA, from the coding sequence ATGTCAAAGACAACATGGACTGTAGATAACCTACATTCAGAAGTACAATTTAAAGTAAAACATCTTGTCATCTCAACGGTCACAGGAACATTTAAATCATTTAGTGGTCAGGCCATTACGAATGGAGATCAGTTTGAGGACGCACAGATACAATTCGATGTTGATGTAAACAGTGTAGATACTGGCCAGCCCGGCCGTGATGAACACCTTAGAAATGCAGACTTTTTCGAAGCAGAGACTTATCCTAAATTCTCCTTCGTCTCTACTTCATTTAAAAAGGTCAAAGGTGATCTGTACAAACTAGTTGGCGACCTCACGATCAAAGGCATTACAAAAGAAGTAGCGTTCGACGCCGAATATGGTGGTACGGAAAAGGATCCATGGAACAACATCAAAGTAGGTTTTGAGGTAACTGGCACAATTGATCGCAAAGCGTTTAATGTTACCTTCAACGCGCTGACCGAAAGCGGAGGACTTGCGTTGGGCGAGAATATTAAACTCCTGGCAAACATCCAGTTAGGAAGGCCAGCTGCATAG
- a CDS encoding SDR family oxidoreductase: MTTRKVWLITGAGRGLGLDIARAALATGHKVVATGRNSGKVAQTLGQSEDLLVVKLDITNPSDAESAIKATLDRFGRIDVLVNNAASFYAGYFEELTPEQMGKQLTTSLIGPMNVTRAVLPHMRKQRSGQIITISSTAGLVGFEFGTAYAASKFGLEGWMESLQAEVEPFGIDTIIVNPGFFRTELLTEESTNYAEPSIEDYNERRAKQMEFWKGANGQQSGDPAKLAQALITISGQASPPRRFIAGADAIGTAGQVIAVLQQQIDAYRELSTSLAHEDA, translated from the coding sequence ATGACTACCCGTAAAGTTTGGCTCATCACTGGTGCCGGGCGCGGATTGGGCCTGGATATTGCCAGAGCGGCACTTGCCACCGGCCATAAAGTGGTTGCCACCGGTCGAAACTCAGGCAAAGTTGCTCAGACTCTTGGCCAATCTGAGGATTTGTTAGTCGTAAAACTGGACATTACCAACCCTTCTGACGCCGAGTCTGCGATTAAGGCAACCCTCGACCGGTTTGGCCGCATCGATGTTCTGGTCAATAATGCCGCCAGCTTTTACGCAGGCTATTTTGAAGAACTGACACCGGAGCAGATGGGGAAGCAGCTGACGACTAGCCTCATCGGCCCCATGAATGTCACCCGCGCGGTACTCCCCCACATGCGTAAACAAAGATCAGGGCAGATCATTACGATCTCATCAACTGCTGGACTCGTCGGATTTGAGTTTGGTACTGCCTATGCTGCGTCGAAGTTCGGCCTGGAAGGTTGGATGGAGTCGCTTCAGGCTGAGGTAGAACCGTTTGGCATCGATACCATTATCGTCAACCCAGGCTTTTTCCGCACCGAACTGCTTACTGAGGAGTCTACGAATTACGCCGAACCCTCCATCGAAGACTACAACGAGCGTCGGGCAAAGCAAATGGAATTTTGGAAAGGCGCGAATGGTCAACAGTCGGGCGATCCGGCCAAGCTCGCTCAGGCACTGATTACAATTTCTGGGCAGGCTAGCCCACCACGACGCTTCATTGCCGGCGCTGATGCTATTGGCACCGCCGGTCAGGTGATTGCTGTGCTTCAACAGCAAATCGACGCCTACCGTGAGCTGTCTACCTCGCTAGCCCATGAGGATGCGTAA
- a CDS encoding helix-turn-helix domain-containing protein: MNKLESTRTSDFNTELKLKGFKVYETDSKSNGHDYSRKDFYKISLTSGKYIFHYADKSFETDEPILFFGNPRIPYSCEIVTPTIDGYACLFTEDFLKVSDRSESLLQSPLFKLGGTPILTLNTEQKDTIATIFQKMLAEQDSDYIFKDELIRNYISLIVHEALKMQPSENSPEHKNAAVRITSVFLELLERQFPIESTDHPLELKTAQDFAKQLSVHVNHLNSSVKEVTGKPTTVHIADRIISEAKALLQHTNWTVADIAYALGFEYTTYFNNFFKKKTGDIPKSVRAASL; this comes from the coding sequence ATGAATAAGCTGGAAAGCACTCGCACGTCAGATTTTAATACCGAACTAAAGCTAAAGGGATTTAAAGTCTACGAAACAGACAGTAAGTCGAATGGCCATGACTATAGCCGCAAAGACTTTTACAAAATCAGCCTGACGTCCGGAAAGTATATTTTTCATTATGCCGACAAAAGTTTTGAAACGGATGAGCCCATTTTATTTTTTGGCAATCCGCGTATTCCTTACTCCTGTGAGATTGTTACACCTACAATCGACGGTTACGCCTGCCTCTTCACTGAGGATTTTCTGAAAGTAAGCGACCGGTCTGAAAGCCTTCTGCAATCACCTTTATTTAAACTGGGCGGCACACCCATTTTAACCTTAAATACGGAGCAAAAAGACACCATCGCTACGATCTTTCAAAAAATGCTTGCCGAGCAGGATTCTGACTATATCTTTAAGGATGAGTTGATTCGCAACTACATCAGCCTGATTGTTCACGAAGCGTTGAAAATGCAGCCTTCCGAAAACTCCCCTGAACACAAGAATGCGGCTGTACGAATCACATCGGTATTTCTTGAGCTTCTGGAACGACAGTTCCCGATTGAAAGCACCGATCATCCACTGGAATTAAAAACAGCACAGGATTTTGCCAAACAGTTATCCGTACACGTCAACCATTTAAATAGCTCGGTGAAGGAAGTTACCGGCAAACCCACGACAGTTCATATTGCTGACCGAATTATCAGCGAGGCCAAAGCGCTTCTACAACACACGAACTGGACTGTTGCTGACATCGCTTATGCCCTTGGGTTTGAATACACGACTTATTTCAATAATTTTTTTAAAAAGAAAACGGGTGATATACCCAAATCGGTGAGAGCGGCATCTCTTTGA
- a CDS encoding NADPH-dependent FMN reductase has translation MKILAISGSLRLNSTNTKLLRAIVQLAPPDVEINLYDKLATIPPFNLDLDNENALAAVADFRSELQAADAIVICSPEYAHGVSGVLKNALDWIVSSGEFMNKPVGIINASPRSLYAHNALIETLTVMMAIVITEASPAVPVAGRSLDEAGILADQELAASLRNAINALVNYKEKSDQ, from the coding sequence ATGAAAATTCTGGCGATCTCCGGCAGTTTACGCCTTAATTCGACGAATACAAAACTTCTCCGTGCCATCGTTCAACTGGCTCCTCCCGATGTTGAGATTAACTTATATGATAAACTAGCGACTATTCCACCCTTTAATCTTGACCTTGACAATGAAAATGCGCTGGCCGCCGTAGCGGACTTTCGCTCCGAACTACAGGCGGCCGATGCTATCGTGATTTGCAGCCCTGAATACGCTCATGGCGTATCGGGTGTTTTGAAAAACGCACTGGACTGGATCGTCAGCAGTGGTGAGTTTATGAATAAGCCAGTGGGTATTATCAATGCGTCACCGCGTTCTCTCTACGCCCACAATGCCCTCATAGAAACTCTTACAGTCATGATGGCCATTGTCATTACTGAAGCTTCACCAGCGGTGCCAGTTGCTGGCCGGTCGCTTGACGAAGCGGGTATTCTGGCCGATCAGGAACTAGCCGCCAGTTTGCGCAATGCTATCAATGCCCTGGTAAATTATAAAGAAAAAAGCGACCAGTAA
- a CDS encoding precorrin-2 dehydrogenase/sirohydrochlorin ferrochelatase family protein, translated as MNTLFPIFVKAENLHTLIVGGGYVGLEKTTALLANSPDARITLVAPEIRAEIRELARQHPKLALIQEPYHELFLADKDLVIVGTNDKNVNRQVQADCKNRRILVNVADTPDLCDFYLSSVVKKGDLKIAISTNGKSPTFAKRFREVLEDILPDSLQETLDNLTAIRNQLKGDFVQKMEKLNEITKVLK; from the coding sequence ATGAATACCTTATTCCCAATTTTTGTCAAGGCCGAAAACCTGCATACACTCATCGTAGGGGGTGGTTATGTGGGTCTGGAGAAAACAACGGCCCTGCTGGCCAACTCACCGGATGCCCGCATTACGCTGGTAGCCCCCGAAATTCGGGCCGAAATCCGGGAGCTGGCCCGGCAACATCCTAAACTGGCTCTTATTCAGGAGCCTTATCATGAGTTATTCCTGGCCGACAAAGACCTGGTTATTGTGGGTACGAACGACAAAAATGTGAACCGGCAGGTACAGGCCGATTGCAAAAATCGGCGAATTCTGGTCAATGTGGCTGATACGCCTGATCTGTGCGATTTTTATCTGAGTTCAGTCGTCAAAAAGGGAGATCTGAAAATTGCGATTTCAACCAACGGCAAATCGCCAACCTTTGCCAAACGATTCCGCGAAGTATTGGAAGACATTCTGCCCGATAGCCTGCAGGAAACGCTCGATAACCTGACGGCCATTCGCAATCAGCTAAAAGGTGATTTTGTGCAGAAAATGGAGAAACTAAATGAAATCACGAAGGTGTTGAAATGA
- a CDS encoding outer membrane beta-barrel protein: MKTQLTLLASCLLGVGLASGQTTTNPSSTTTGTSTYSASPVTDTTSTSNSTYSTTPTTMSSDSASRANMNANGTYSTTPTTNSYNNSATTTTTTDTYTTPARDKKTKDYKNFVFGIYAGLNTTRFKGEDVNGDNLSGRLGYQAGFFVRGGGRLFGQLGGEYFASSSNYFRKGDGQSAQNIQDQINIQYVQIPVYIGYKLVESDRGISAVRLQVGLEYANRINSNSNSFNLSNSEIKSGTFNGLGQLGFDIGPLLIDLTYHYGFSNSIEAVSTTGFAGSQRRILSASVGFKF; encoded by the coding sequence ATGAAAACTCAACTTACTTTGCTGGCTTCCTGCCTGCTTGGTGTTGGCCTTGCTAGTGGCCAAACCACCACCAATCCCTCATCGACAACGACGGGTACGTCAACGTACAGTGCGTCGCCAGTAACGGATACAACCAGCACGTCGAACAGTACTTATTCAACGACGCCAACAACAATGTCGTCGGATAGCGCTTCGAGAGCGAATATGAATGCCAATGGCACCTATTCAACAACGCCGACAACGAACAGCTACAACAATTCAGCGACAACAACGACGACGACCGATACATACACGACGCCGGCCCGCGACAAGAAAACAAAGGATTATAAAAACTTTGTGTTTGGCATCTATGCAGGTTTAAATACGACACGTTTTAAGGGCGAAGATGTTAATGGTGATAATCTCTCGGGTCGTTTAGGGTATCAGGCGGGTTTCTTTGTGCGGGGTGGTGGCCGATTATTCGGCCAGTTAGGCGGTGAATATTTTGCCTCCAGTTCGAACTACTTCCGTAAAGGAGATGGGCAGTCTGCTCAAAACATTCAGGATCAGATCAATATCCAGTATGTTCAAATTCCAGTATACATTGGTTATAAACTGGTCGAATCCGATCGGGGTATCTCTGCCGTTCGGCTACAGGTTGGTTTAGAGTATGCCAATCGGATCAACTCCAATAGCAACTCATTTAACCTGAGCAACTCGGAGATCAAAAGTGGTACGTTTAACGGTTTGGGCCAGCTTGGCTTCGACATTGGTCCGTTGCTGATCGATTTGACCTATCATTATGGTTTCAGCAACTCGATCGAAGCTGTTAGCACAACAGGTTTTGCCGGTTCGCAACGTAGAATTTTGAGTGCTAGTGTAGGATTCAAATTCTAA